A genomic region of Pseudoalteromonas piscicida contains the following coding sequences:
- the lolD gene encoding lipoprotein-releasing ABC transporter ATP-binding protein LolD has protein sequence MSDLVIDCQNLVKSYQDGKAEVTVLKGVDLSVTQGEMLAIVGSSGSGKSTLLHILGTLDKASTGSVKIKGVEVGKLSRKKQAEFRNKHLGFIYQFHHLLMEFSAVENVAMPLLIAGNKAKQAREKALHMLDKVGLSHRADHKPSELSGGERQRVAIARALVTEPDLVLADEPTGNLDKHNALRIYDLLAELNQQLKTSFVVVTHDLELADKLGRAVQLDDGKVGVYQHA, from the coding sequence ATGAGTGATTTAGTCATTGACTGCCAAAATTTGGTCAAAAGCTACCAAGATGGTAAAGCCGAAGTAACGGTATTAAAAGGCGTTGATTTATCTGTAACCCAAGGTGAAATGCTTGCGATTGTAGGTAGCTCGGGTTCAGGTAAAAGTACTTTACTGCATATTCTCGGTACCTTGGATAAAGCATCCACCGGCAGTGTAAAAATCAAAGGTGTGGAAGTTGGCAAGCTGTCGCGTAAAAAGCAGGCGGAATTTAGAAATAAGCATTTGGGTTTTATCTATCAGTTTCATCATTTGTTGATGGAGTTTAGTGCGGTTGAAAACGTGGCGATGCCGTTATTAATTGCCGGTAATAAAGCAAAACAAGCCCGTGAAAAAGCATTACATATGCTCGATAAAGTGGGCTTGAGTCATCGTGCTGATCATAAGCCTTCAGAGCTTTCTGGGGGGGAGAGACAGCGTGTTGCGATAGCAAGAGCACTAGTGACAGAACCTGATCTGGTGCTAGCTGATGAACCAACTGGCAATCTTGATAAGCATAATGCTCTGAGAATTTATGACTTGCTGGCCGAACTCAATCAGCAGCTAAAAACCAGCTTTGTTGTTGTAACACACGATTTAGAGTTGGCAGATAAGCTTGGTCGTGCAGTACAACTGGACGATGGCAAAGTAGGTGTGTATCAGCATGCTTAG
- a CDS encoding Lrp/AsnC family transcriptional regulator has protein sequence MRKLINNEKWSLDAIDSKLIKLLENNSRVSVAEMARAVNMSSPSVNERMKRMEEYGVISKYSIELNPESFDYPLTAIVRIRQHPGKLKQLEAMIQNIPEVIECDKVTGEDCFYVRLCFESMPKLDEILDKVSTLGDTHTSVVKSTIVKRRNVPYQIRKR, from the coding sequence ATGCGAAAACTAATTAATAATGAAAAATGGTCGCTTGATGCGATAGATAGCAAGCTTATAAAGCTGTTAGAAAACAATAGCCGAGTGTCCGTTGCTGAAATGGCCCGGGCAGTGAATATGTCTTCACCGAGTGTGAATGAACGCATGAAACGTATGGAAGAGTATGGGGTAATTAGTAAATACAGTATTGAATTAAACCCAGAAAGCTTTGATTACCCGCTGACCGCGATTGTGCGTATTCGTCAGCATCCCGGTAAACTAAAACAACTTGAAGCGATGATCCAAAACATTCCTGAAGTGATTGAATGTGACAAAGTGACGGGAGAGGATTGTTTTTATGTGAGGCTGTGTTTTGAGAGTATGCCTAAGCTAGACGAAATTCTGGATAAAGTCTCGACGCTGGGTGATACCCACACATCGGTGGTGAAATCAACAATAGTCAAACGCAGAAACGTGCCATATCAGATCCGCAAAAGGTAA
- a CDS encoding DMT family transporter — protein sequence MFGSDKEKGSIEMIIAMVLSGTIGYFVVSAEQSYWNVVFLRCVIGALCLLGYVLVTKQLTKEVFKGPVFMTILLGGIALVGNWVLLFASFDYIPFSISIIAYHLQPLMLVLLSAVLYRQYPSKAILLWLAIAVLGLWLVVGIPYQEIVAVIFAQESNQAVFGLLLALGAAFLYTITTLMTKKVSQVPSGVVAVIQIFFGGLFLLPWVDFAHFPETSSSWGNILFLGVVNTGFMYVIMYDAFQRLSTTLIAILSFIYPVVALFVDFIAFEHTISILQTLGIVLILTAVSAVKFDWKLGKLFNLRFG from the coding sequence ATGTTTGGCTCAGATAAAGAGAAAGGTTCAATAGAGATGATAATAGCTATGGTGCTGTCCGGCACCATAGGATACTTTGTCGTCAGTGCAGAACAATCCTATTGGAATGTGGTATTTTTACGTTGTGTTATTGGCGCATTGTGCCTTCTCGGATACGTGCTCGTGACAAAGCAACTGACAAAAGAGGTATTTAAAGGTCCCGTGTTTATGACCATCTTGCTCGGCGGTATCGCGCTGGTCGGAAACTGGGTGCTATTATTCGCCTCGTTTGACTATATTCCTTTTTCAATTTCAATCATCGCATACCATCTACAACCTTTGATGTTGGTATTATTAAGCGCGGTGCTTTATCGTCAGTATCCAAGTAAGGCAATCCTTTTATGGTTGGCCATCGCCGTGCTGGGATTATGGTTGGTTGTTGGGATCCCGTATCAAGAAATAGTCGCGGTTATTTTTGCACAAGAGAGCAACCAAGCCGTTTTTGGTCTGCTACTAGCACTTGGAGCTGCATTTCTGTATACCATTACAACGCTGATGACGAAAAAGGTAAGCCAAGTGCCATCCGGTGTGGTTGCTGTGATCCAAATCTTTTTTGGTGGCTTATTTTTGTTGCCTTGGGTTGACTTTGCACACTTCCCAGAGACTTCATCGAGCTGGGGTAATATCTTATTCTTAGGCGTCGTCAACACAGGGTTTATGTATGTGATCATGTATGACGCGTTCCAACGCCTAAGCACCACATTAATTGCTATTCTTTCTTTTATTTATCCGGTCGTGGCGCTGTTTGTAGATTTTATTGCATTCGAGCACACGATTTCGATACTACAAACGCTTGGGATTGTTTTAATCTTAACGGCAGTCAGCGCTGTAAAGTTCGATTGGAAGTTAGGTAAGTTATTTAACCTGAGGTTTGGATAA
- a CDS encoding lipoprotein-releasing ABC transporter permease subunit, translated as MFQPVSLFVGLRYSRAAKGNAFISFISFFSIAGIALGLMSLITVSSVMNGFEQTLKAAMLDLIPHVQIKENEQLDQNKLQAIENHPLVKQVSPYVASDVILQTNQDLVGVQLQGLFQGYETALDDAIRAGSLTRLYEQKYQVALSRYLANKLGVSVGQQLRVIMPEFTTYTPLGRTPTQRLFTVAAIYDGQSEADTYLAFADGKSLQRLMRKKPEQYDLNIHLYDAFSLPDFYQQADSLLQGLETQDWQTQQGTLFAAVAMEKRIMSLLLGLIVIVAVFNIISALSMMVSEKQGEVAILQTLGFTPQMIAKVFMVQGMYNGIFGTLIGVAGGLLLSNNINEVLHLAGLQLLGGAELPVKIELTDLTIMAVGSILLSFLATLYPAKRASSVLPAEVLRYE; from the coding sequence ATGTTTCAACCAGTTAGCCTCTTTGTTGGGTTAAGATATAGCCGTGCTGCGAAAGGCAATGCATTTATATCGTTTATCTCATTTTTCTCAATTGCGGGTATCGCCCTTGGCTTAATGAGTTTGATCACCGTCAGCTCAGTGATGAATGGCTTTGAGCAAACCTTAAAAGCCGCCATGCTTGATTTGATCCCGCATGTGCAAATTAAGGAAAATGAGCAACTTGATCAAAATAAATTACAAGCCATTGAAAATCATCCATTGGTTAAGCAAGTTTCGCCATATGTTGCAAGTGACGTAATTCTACAAACCAATCAAGATTTGGTGGGTGTGCAACTTCAAGGGCTATTTCAAGGGTATGAAACTGCGTTGGATGACGCCATACGTGCCGGCAGTTTAACTCGATTGTACGAGCAAAAATACCAAGTGGCCCTGAGTCGCTATTTAGCCAATAAACTTGGCGTAAGCGTTGGTCAACAACTCCGCGTGATCATGCCGGAATTCACCACCTACACACCGCTTGGCCGCACACCGACGCAGCGCTTATTCACCGTGGCTGCCATATATGATGGCCAGAGCGAAGCTGACACTTATTTGGCATTTGCCGACGGGAAGAGTTTACAGCGGTTAATGCGCAAGAAGCCAGAGCAATACGACCTTAACATTCATTTATATGATGCCTTTAGTCTGCCTGATTTTTATCAGCAAGCGGACAGCTTGTTACAAGGGCTCGAGACACAGGATTGGCAAACTCAGCAAGGCACATTGTTTGCGGCGGTCGCTATGGAAAAGCGCATTATGTCGCTATTACTTGGCCTTATTGTGATAGTGGCTGTATTTAATATCATTTCAGCGCTATCTATGATGGTGAGTGAAAAGCAAGGGGAAGTGGCTATTTTGCAAACGCTTGGCTTTACACCACAAATGATAGCAAAAGTGTTTATGGTGCAAGGGATGTATAACGGCATTTTTGGCACACTCATTGGTGTTGCTGGTGGATTATTGCTGTCGAACAATATTAATGAGGTGCTCCACCTCGCAGGCCTTCAGTTGCTTGGTGGCGCTGAACTTCCGGTCAAAATAGAACTAACAGATTTAACGATTATGGCAGTGGGCAGCATATTGCTAAGCTTTTTAGCAACCTTGTATCCAGCTAAACGCGCGTCGAGTGTGCTGCCAGCAGAGGTATTAAGATATGAGTGA
- the dapE gene encoding succinyl-diaminopimelate desuccinylase, which produces MNGFSSNTCYELVSEALEDIEALHEEFQGVEEDEHASHRVVDIARQLVAFKSITPDDVGCQLWLAQELRGLGFSIKHLPVRDVSNLVASIGNNSDARFAFLGHTDVVPAGSAQDWQFNPFKLTEHNGCLFARGIVDMKGAIAAFFCAIEALVTEFGVPEKELWLLLTSDEEGEAEHGTKRIAHFLKQQRIAFDFALVGEPSSEAYVADTLKVGRRGALSFTVNLHGKSGHVAYPQKATNAIHLAQNIMQALLSQDWPKHCDNFDSTTLQFTHVNSGNFVDNIIPSQCQLNFNIRYTPAYDEYELVELVREAIEEHTLNYALTTSNPCQPYYCVNNDEISSPSLAIVCDEINSQCHFTPKLSTAGGTSDGRFIAEISTSVLELGLVNKTIHQIDEHTTTSDLIQLQQLYYGIYKRLLYPTLHVHSTAQDELLQLR; this is translated from the coding sequence ATGAATGGCTTTTCTTCAAACACTTGTTACGAACTTGTCTCTGAAGCGCTAGAGGATATCGAGGCTCTACATGAGGAGTTTCAAGGTGTTGAAGAGGATGAACATGCCAGCCACCGCGTTGTTGACATTGCACGGCAGTTAGTCGCATTCAAATCAATCACGCCGGATGATGTTGGGTGTCAACTGTGGTTAGCACAAGAGTTACGGGGTTTGGGCTTTTCAATCAAGCACTTGCCTGTTCGTGATGTGAGTAACTTAGTAGCAAGTATAGGTAACAATAGTGACGCTAGGTTTGCTTTTCTTGGTCATACCGATGTAGTACCGGCAGGAAGTGCACAAGATTGGCAGTTTAACCCTTTTAAGCTGACAGAACACAATGGCTGTCTCTTCGCCAGAGGTATTGTTGATATGAAAGGCGCTATTGCCGCCTTTTTCTGTGCAATTGAGGCTTTAGTGACAGAATTTGGAGTACCGGAAAAAGAGCTTTGGTTGCTACTCACCAGCGACGAGGAAGGCGAAGCGGAACACGGAACCAAGCGGATCGCTCATTTTTTAAAACAGCAGCGTATTGCATTTGATTTTGCCTTGGTCGGAGAGCCAAGCTCAGAAGCGTATGTAGCAGACACACTGAAAGTCGGTCGTCGTGGCGCTTTGTCTTTTACCGTCAATTTACATGGTAAAAGTGGACATGTGGCTTACCCTCAAAAAGCGACCAATGCCATCCATTTGGCGCAAAATATTATGCAAGCACTATTGTCGCAGGATTGGCCAAAGCACTGTGATAACTTTGACTCGACCACGCTGCAATTCACCCATGTAAATTCAGGAAATTTTGTCGACAACATCATTCCAAGCCAATGTCAGCTAAATTTTAATATCCGTTATACACCCGCATACGACGAATATGAATTGGTCGAGCTGGTAAGAGAGGCCATCGAAGAACATACGCTCAATTATGCATTAACGACTAGCAACCCCTGCCAACCCTATTACTGCGTAAATAATGATGAGATCTCTTCTCCATCCCTCGCTATCGTCTGCGATGAAATCAACAGTCAATGTCATTTCACACCAAAACTATCGACCGCAGGGGGAACGTCGGATGGCCGCTTTATTGCTGAAATATCGACCTCAGTACTAGAACTCGGACTGGTGAACAAAACCATTCATCAAATAGATGAACACACAACAACATCCGACTTAATCCAGCTTCAACAGCTTTACTACGGCATCTATAAACGCCTGCTCTACCCTACGCTTCATGTTCACTCAACCGCTCAAGATGAACTGCTGCAACTTCGCTAA